In Solidesulfovibrio carbinoliphilus subsp. oakridgensis, the sequence GCCCTCGGCCACGATGATGTCGAGGTTTTCGCGGATCTGCTGGGCCCCGCGCCAGGTCCTCGGGTCGGCCTCGGCCAGGGCCGGGGCGACCAGGTCCGCGAACTTGCGCCGGATGATCTTGGCGAACCCGAGGACCGAGGTGAGCGGCGTGCGCAGCTCGTGGGAGACCGTGGAAATGAACTCGGTCTTCATCCGGTCCACTTCCTTTTCCACGGTGATGTCGCGCACGAGGATGATGGTGCCTTCCCGGTCCTCCCCGGCCAGCCGCACCCGGGTGGCCACGGCCTTGCCCGTGCCGCCGCCGGCCAGCCGGACCTCGGCCGCCTGGACGTGGCCCTCCTCGCCCACGGGACCGCAACGGCCGGAAGCGGCGGCCGAGGCGGCCAGGGCAGCCATGGCCGGCGGGAAGGCCCGGGAGGCGGCCCGGCCGGCCACCTCGGCCTCGGTCAGGCCGAACATGGCCAGCAGGGCCGGATTGAAAAGCGAGGCCCGGCCCCGGGCGTCGAGCACGAGCAGGCCGTCGGCCAGGTTGTCGATGATGGCCCGGGTATGGGCCAGGGAATCCTTGAGTTCGCGGGTGGTGTCGGCCACGGCCCGCGTGAGGTCCGAGACGAGAAGCGCCAGCTGGCCGGCCATGGAGCCCATGGCCCGGGCCAGGACCCCCACCTCGTCGTTGCCCGTGGCCGGAAGCCTGGCCGTGAAGTCGTGGTCCCTGATCTTGACGGCGTAGCCGGCCAGGGCCACCAGCGGCCGGGTGACGCTGCCGACCAGGGCGTAAAAGACCAGCAAGGCCACGAACATCATGGCCAGCATGAGCCCTTCCTGCTGCATGACCGCGCCGCGCATGACCCGCCAGATGCCGGCCTTGTCCATGCCGACGCGGACCTGCCCGGCCTCGCCGGCCAGGATCGGGGCCGACACCTGGAGGTAGTCGCCAAGGCCGTCCAAACGGACGGCTTCGACGGCCATCCCCTCCCCGCGCCGGGCTTCCTGGCCGGACAGGGCGGCCGGGATGGCCGGCACGAAGGTGTGGGCCACCACCCGGCCCCGGCGGTCGGCCACCAGCACGTAGCCCACGCCGTCGATGTGCAAAAATTCGTCGATCAGGGCCTGGACCGAGGCGTCGTCGCCGGCCACCAGGGCGTCGGGGCTGGCGGCCGCGATGGCCATGGCGATGGCCCGGCCCTTGGTCACGTATTCGCCGGTCAGGTGGCGGTGGAGCAGCCAGGCCGAAAGGAGGGCCGTGCCGTTGGCGGCCACGCCGAAAACGAGGATGATGGCCACCAGGGTCTTGCGGAAGATTTTCGACACGGCGTCAGTCCCCGGCCGCCGGCACGGCCGGGAGCGGCACGGGCCGCCCGTCCGCCACCGTGGTCAGCCAGACCGTTTCCAGCCCCTGGTGGGCGGGTCCGGCCGGGAAGACCGGGGCGCCGATGCCAAGGTCGACCCGGCCGACGGCCGCGGCCGCCGCGTCGAGGCCGGCCCGGTCCAGGGGATCGGGCATGGCTTTGACGATCTCGATTACAAGCCGGGCGTTCAGGTAGCCCTCGAAGCCGGCGGCGCTGCCTTCGGGCAGGCCCGGTTCCCAGCCCCCGGGCGGGGGGTGGCGGTCGGCCAGTTCGGCCAGGGCCTGCCGGTAGTCGCGGCCGGCCGGCAGGCTCCCGTCCCGCCAGCAGGGCGTCACCTGGGACAGGATCAGGTTGCCGTCGAGGGCCCGGCCAAGGCGCCTCCCCTCGTCCGCCAGGGCGCGCAGCAGGATCTCGCCGCCGGCAAAGGAGACCAGGCCCACCGGCACATCGAGCCCGGCCTGCCGCATGTCCCGGATGAGGGCGGCGCAGGCCGGCGTGGCCCCGATCAGGAGCACGGCCTCGGGCCGGCTGGCGGCCAGCAGCCGCACCTGGGGCGTCATGTCCTCGGCCAGGCCGGCCAGCCGGGCGAAGGTGGCCTCGCCGCAAAAGGCCAGTCCCCGCCGGTCCAGGGCCCGGCCGGCCCCGTCCCAGCCGCTGCGGCCAAAGGCGTCGGCCTGGTGGCAGATGGCGACGCGGGTCAGTCCCCGGGCCACGAAGGCGGCGACCAGCGCCTCGATCTCCTGGCGGTAGGAGGCCCGCAGGTTGTAGACGTAGGGGACGTAGGGCGGCACCCGCGAGGCCTCAAGTCCCGTGACCGGGAAAAAAAGCCTCGCCCCCTGGTCGGCGTAGGCCCGCAGGACCGGCAGGACCCGGCTGACGGTCGGGGTGCCGAGAGCCGAGAAAAGGGCCAGGACCCGGTTTTGGCCGAGGAAGCGGACCGCGTTTTCGATGGCCGGCGTGGGTTCGTATCCGTCGTCCGCCGCCAGGAGTTCCAGGGGATGGCCCGACACGCCGCCGTCGCGGTTCTGACGGTCGATGGCGGCCATGGCCCCCCGGTAGAGTTCCACGGCCATGTCCCGGGTGGGACCGGTGAAACCGGCCGACAGGCCAAGCCGGATCGGCCGGGCCTCTGCGGCGGCCAAGACCCGGGACACGGCCAGCAACAGCCATGCCGTGGCCAGCGCGGCCCGGAGAAGCGCGCGTAACGTGCCTGCCATGGATCACGGTCCTCCCGAGCCGCTTCGGCCCAGGCTTTTTTTCGGTTTTCCAGTTCTAGGCCGTTTTGGAAAATGCGTCAAACCGCAGGCCGGCCTTGCGCCGGCCGCAGAAAATACGGCATCCCGGGCATTGTGGTTTGGACAAACCGGTGTCACACAATCGTCACAGGCCATTCACCGATGCGTCAAGGCGCCGTGTTCTTTCGAGCGACGAAACCTCCGAGGTGCGCGCATGTCCAAGGATTCCATCCTGATAGTCGAAGATGACGAAGACATTGTCGAATTGTTGGCTTTTAACCTGCAAAGCGCCGGTTTTGCCACGGAAACGGCCAAAGACGGTTACGAGGCCCTGACCAAGGCCCGCCGCACCCCGCCGGCCGGCATCATCCTCGACCTCATGCTGCCGGGGCTCGACGGCTTCGAGGTCTGCAAGGAGCTCAAGCGCGACCCCAAAACCGCCGGCGCGCCCATCATCATGCTGACGGCCCGGGGCGAGGAAGTGGACCGGATCGTCGGCCTGGAGCTCGGGGCCGACGACTACGTGGTCAAGCCCTTCTCGCCCCGGGAGCTCATCTTGCGCCTGCGGGCCGTGCTCAAGCGCCACGCGCCCGAGACGGAAAAGCGGCAGGTCCTGTCCCGCGACGGCCTGTCGGTGGACCTCGGGGCCCACCGGGTGACCCTTGACGGCGAGGAAGTGGCCCTGACCGCCACGGAATTCCGCCTCCTGGCCGAGCTGTTCCAGAGCACCGGCCGGGTCCTGACCCGGGACCGGCTCCTCAATTCCGTCTGGGGCTACGAGTTCGAGGGCTACGCCCGAACGGTCGACACCCACGTCCGCCGGCTGCGCCAGAAGCTCGGCGCCTGCTCCCGCATGATCGAGACCGTCCGGGGCGTGGGCTACCGGTTCAAGGAGTAGCCGTGGCCAGCCCCGCCACCCTGGGCCTGCGCGCGGCCGGCGCCTGCCTGGCCGTCACGGCCGTGTGCCTGGCCGTGCCCGAGCTTTTGCCCGCCGACGCCGGCCGGCCCGAACGCCTGACCGCCGCCGGAGCGGCCCTGGTCCTGGCCGGGGCCGTCTTCTGGTTCCTCGGCCGCCGCCTGTCCGGCTCCCTGGCCGAGGTCATCGCCGTGGCCCGGGCCA encodes:
- a CDS encoding ATP-binding protein — protein: MSKIFRKTLVAIILVFGVAANGTALLSAWLLHRHLTGEYVTKGRAIAMAIAAASPDALVAGDDASVQALIDEFLHIDGVGYVLVADRRGRVVAHTFVPAIPAALSGQEARRGEGMAVEAVRLDGLGDYLQVSAPILAGEAGQVRVGMDKAGIWRVMRGAVMQQEGLMLAMMFVALLVFYALVGSVTRPLVALAGYAVKIRDHDFTARLPATGNDEVGVLARAMGSMAGQLALLVSDLTRAVADTTRELKDSLAHTRAIIDNLADGLLVLDARGRASLFNPALLAMFGLTEAEVAGRAASRAFPPAMAALAASAAASGRCGPVGEEGHVQAAEVRLAGGGTGKAVATRVRLAGEDREGTIILVRDITVEKEVDRMKTEFISTVSHELRTPLTSVLGFAKIIRRKFADLVAPALAEADPRTWRGAQQIRENLDIIVAEGERLTELVDDVLDIAKMESGRCEWNMAALSLAEVADHAVKAATPLAARKGLVLANQVPPTLPLVLGDRDRLVQVFLNLIGNAVKFTATGRVDVEAALDGPEILVTVRDTGPGIAAGDLERIFEKFKQAGDTLTEKPKGTGLGLPICRQIVERHGGRIWAESEGGAGSAFRFTLPAMPLGDRPLPACPLPAAAIPAASPEDEAGKRRILVVDDDLSVRRYLETLFLDDGYAVALARNGAEALAVAESWGPECITMDLRMPGMDGKEAIRRLRAGEATRDIPIVVVSVVSNRERAESGADAAVVKPVDQEALLATVRGLLEGHDADAAGARPCLIYSRDGGRKVSRRFFVCPGEATSLSEEADLWRTVEAGFQGTVFVPATLGHDLDLGRLCAFPGVHVIIIPD
- a CDS encoding winged helix-turn-helix domain-containing protein; the protein is MSKDSILIVEDDEDIVELLAFNLQSAGFATETAKDGYEALTKARRTPPAGIILDLMLPGLDGFEVCKELKRDPKTAGAPIIMLTARGEEVDRIVGLELGADDYVVKPFSPRELILRLRAVLKRHAPETEKRQVLSRDGLSVDLGAHRVTLDGEEVALTATEFRLLAELFQSTGRVLTRDRLLNSVWGYEFEGYARTVDTHVRRLRQKLGACSRMIETVRGVGYRFKE
- a CDS encoding ABC transporter substrate-binding protein — protein: MAGTLRALLRAALATAWLLLAVSRVLAAAEARPIRLGLSAGFTGPTRDMAVELYRGAMAAIDRQNRDGGVSGHPLELLAADDGYEPTPAIENAVRFLGQNRVLALFSALGTPTVSRVLPVLRAYADQGARLFFPVTGLEASRVPPYVPYVYNLRASYRQEIEALVAAFVARGLTRVAICHQADAFGRSGWDGAGRALDRRGLAFCGEATFARLAGLAEDMTPQVRLLAASRPEAVLLIGATPACAALIRDMRQAGLDVPVGLVSFAGGEILLRALADEGRRLGRALDGNLILSQVTPCWRDGSLPAGRDYRQALAELADRHPPPGGWEPGLPEGSAAGFEGYLNARLVIEIVKAMPDPLDRAGLDAAAAAVGRVDLGIGAPVFPAGPAHQGLETVWLTTVADGRPVPLPAVPAAGD